GAATCCTGGAACTCGCCAAAATGCGGCAGGGCATGCTGGATGAAAGCATCAAGTTGTGCCAGTGCTTCTGCCCTGTTCAGCGGCCAGGCAAAATTTGCCGCATTCGCTTCACCAAAGCTATTGATACCTGCCTGCTGTATGGTTTCCCACAAACCTGAATGATCATGTCGAGGCCGGAAGTCTGCCGGTTCCCAGGGTATGCCGGGCCAGGCTTTGCGGTTGTCGTGGTCATAATTCCATTGCCCGCCGACTGGTTTATTGGCTTCTTCCAGCAAGACCTGGTGCTTGACGCGCATGTGCCGATAGAAATTTTCCATCAGCCATTTCTTGCGACCTTCGAACAGGATGGCGGCTTCATCACGGCGGGTAAAAAAATGTTCACTGCTGCGCATGCGGCAATTGATCTTGCTGGCATCGCAATAGGCGGCGAGTTGTTCATCGAGCCTGAATTCGTCAGGCTCCTGGTATTCAAACTGGCTGCACTGATAACGTGCCAGCAGCCAGTCGAGATTGGCTGTCAGGGATTGTATATTGTCTGCGTCATCGATAGTCAGATAATGCAGGCGATGGCCAGCAGCCTGGAGTTGTGCAGCCAGCGCGCGCATGGCGGCAAAGATGGCGATAATTTTTTGCGCATGATGGAGCACGTAATCTGTCTCTTGCCGGATTTCCATCATGACATAGACGATGTCGTCAGAAGTTTGGCTAAACCAGCTATGCGCAGGATAGAGCTGGTCACCGAGTATCAGGCGTAATGTGGTTGCGGGTGCGGCAGTTTGCATGGCGTTCTCCGATTTGGTGGCGGCTCTCAAGTCTGTGACTTGCCACTGCGACTGCTCTGGCTGTTGCTGCGGCAGCGCTGGGAACAGTATTTGACCTCGTCCCAGTTTTTTTCCCATTTCTTGCGCCAGTTAAATGGCAGGCCGCAAGTCTGGCAAAGCTTGCTGGGCAGGTCCGCCTTTTTTCGCATTTTCATCTGAATTTCATCTGAATACGACCATCAGGAAGATGCCTTGATCTTGCAAATGATGAGATGGCTGCATTGTGCAGCCATCTGTATTGCTACTGACTGATTCCAAAAATGGCGTCTTTATTGATCATAACGTGCCAGGCTGGCTGCGTGATGCGTAGCCAGTTCATCAGCAGAGCTGATGGTCATGCCTAATTCGCTCAGTAAACCGTCGCGCAGGCCATACACCCAGCCATGCACGGTCAATGGCTGGCTACGCTCCCAGGCGTCTTGTACGACAGTGGTGCGGCAGAGATTGACGACTTGTTCAATGACATTGAGCTCGCACAGGCGTTCGCTTTTCTCTTGCACAGACAATACCTCGCCCAGGTATTTCTCATGTTTTTGATGCACATCCTGGACATGGCGCAGCCAGTTATCGGCCAGGCCAACGCGACGGTTGGTCATGGCAGCATGCACGCCGGAACAGCCATAATGACCGCAGATAATGATGTGTTTGACACCCAGTACATCAATCGCGA
This is a stretch of genomic DNA from Undibacterium sp. KW1. It encodes these proteins:
- a CDS encoding cryptochrome/photolyase family protein; protein product: MQTAAPATTLRLILGDQLYPAHSWFSQTSDDIVYVMMEIRQETDYVLHHAQKIIAIFAAMRALAAQLQAAGHRLHYLTIDDADNIQSLTANLDWLLARYQCSQFEYQEPDEFRLDEQLAAYCDASKINCRMRSSEHFFTRRDEAAILFEGRKKWLMENFYRHMRVKHQVLLEEANKPVGGQWNYDHDNRKAWPGIPWEPADFRPRHDHSGLWETIQQAGINSFGEANAANFAWPLNRAEALAQLDAFIQHALPHFGEFQDSMSSKSWRLFHSLISFALNVKMLQPQEVVSKVEAALWAGHAALPAVEGHIRQILGWREYVRGIYWAQMPGYEEHNFFGHEAELPAWFWTGKTKMRCLSSAISQSLEQAHAHHIQRLMVIGNFALLAGLQPQHVHRWYLGIYIDAFEWVELPNTLGMSQFADGGMLATKPYVSAAAYIDKMSDYCKGCHYDKKQRTSELACPYNALYWDFFARNEDKLSSNPRIGMVYPQLRKMDKDTLQALRDRATDIRARLDDL
- the can gene encoding carbonate dehydratase — translated: MSATSNTGLTPQQLFENNRKWAAAITAKDANFFKTLAAQQSPEYLWIGCSDSRVPANELLGLLPGELFVHRNIANVVVHSDLNCLSVLQFAIDVLGVKHIIICGHYGCSGVHAAMTNRRVGLADNWLRHVQDVHQKHEKYLGEVLSVQEKSERLCELNVIEQVVNLCRTTVVQDAWERSQPLTVHGWVYGLRDGLLSELGMTISSADELATHHAASLARYDQ
- a CDS encoding DUF2256 domain-containing protein: MKMRKKADLPSKLCQTCGLPFNWRKKWEKNWDEVKYCSQRCRSNSQSSRSGKSQT